One Vicugna pacos unplaced genomic scaffold, VicPac4 scaffold_19, whole genome shotgun sequence genomic region harbors:
- the LOC140693127 gene encoding trafficking protein particle complex subunit 9-like isoform X4 — MDNLEAWNGTEMELLQRSEEKIQPCSILSVLYELIGFHCKSTFFKRVAPVRHAAPGIPEPGGKACSRLILQTLPGYSLSLDLQDFSKCVGTKTLLQPH; from the exons atggataatctggaagcttggaatggaaccgagatggaattactgcag cgttccgaggagaaaattcagccgtgcagcatcctctccgtgctctacgagttgatcggcttccactgcaagtccaccttcttcaagcgggtggcccccgtgcggcacgcggcccccggcatcccggagcctggcgggaaggcctgctcccgactcatcctgcagacgcttcctggctacagtctgtcactggacttgcaggacttcagcaaatgtgttggaactaaaacattgcttcagccccattaa